One window of Puntigrus tetrazona isolate hp1 chromosome 14, ASM1883169v1, whole genome shotgun sequence genomic DNA carries:
- the si:rp71-1d10.8 gene encoding uncharacterized protein si:rp71-1d10.8, giving the protein MEMQSEFKGRKGLKMNQWSEERMKAAIEEYKAQADSGQRPALRLLARKWNVPKTTLQRRVKGLVEGSEHASGRKPFIPVESERELARLLTLLSERGFSLRKTDVQSLAFEFAKINGIRGFSEEKQKAGYYWFEGFMKRNPGLKIKKPEAMSPATKMNEEELEKWFAMYENTLGALGIKDVPSHIWKCDVSGLQDKCSSQLSGEKEDPCETEEETASTVLAAFNASGGFAPPLIIFKGINGRREWMGESLCVRASDNGWITAELFTEWGEMFVARLPKDDSRPHLLLLEGQSSHVFNLTLLRVLKQNRVEVVCFPAPQPANAPLFESLKRHWCEASRKWNRRCAGKQPPKARDCSVFTEAWKKSAKAEMAKEAFRTTGAFPMNKFIVDGGAHCSTDNRSKEEPSFTDFVVIQKSQRGVKTPRAKSVPYLQRNSEHLIYDGRLKQRNELNETASSYKCRGCFINHGQTGI; this is encoded by the coding sequence atggaaatgcaaaGCGAGTTCAAAGGAAGAAAAGGCCTGAAGATGAATCAGTGGAGTGAAGAGCGAATGAAAGCTGCAATAGAGGAGTATAAAGCGCAGGCTGATTCGGGGCAGAGGCCTGCGCTACGATTGCTGGCAAGGAAGTGGAACGTGCCAAAAACTACCCTTCAGAGACGCGTGAAAGGACTCGTGGAGGGATCCGAGCACGCGTCTGGAAGAAAACCATTCATCCCCGTTGAATCTGAGCGGGAGCTAGCGCGCCTTCTCACCTTGCTTTCAGAGAGAGGCTTCTCTTTGAGGAAGACTGATGTTCAGTCTCTCGCTTTCGAGTTCGCCAAGATAAACGGCATCCGAGGGTTTTCAGAAGAGAAGCAAAAGGCAGGCTATTACTGGTTCGAGGGCTTCATGAAGCGAAACCCCGGgctgaaaataaagaaaccGGAGGCCATGTCGCCAGCTACGAAAATGAATGAAGAAGAGCTGGAAAAATGGTTTGCGATGTATGAAAACACGCTTGGTGCCTTGGGGATTAAAGACGTCCCTTCGCATATTTGGAAGTGTGACGTATCAGGACTACAAGACAAGTGCTCCTCTCAACTATCTGGCGAGAAAGAAGATCCCTGCGAAACCGAAGAAGAAACGGCCTCGACTGTACTAGCAGCGTTCAATGCCAGTGGCGGATTTGCTCCTCCGCTGATCATTTTCAAGGGAATTAATGGGAGAAGGGAGTGGATGGGTGAGTCTCTGTGCGTGAGAGCGTCGGATAATGGCTGGATAACAGCAGAGCTGTTCACTGAGTGGGGGGAAATGTTTGTGGCGCGGCTCCCAAAAGACGACTCCAGGCCCCACCTCCTGCTCCTCGAGGGCCAAAGCAGCCACGTCTTCAACCTCACCCTCCTCCGCGTCTTGAAGCAGAACCGCGTGGAAGTCGTGTGCTTTCCTGCGCCGCAGCCGGCCAACGCGCCTCTGTTTGAGAGCCTCAAACGCCACTGGTGTGAAGCGAGCCGCAAGTGGAATAGGCGGTGCGCAGGAAAGCAGCCGCCCAAAGCACGCGATTGTTCAGTTTTCACGGAAGCTTGGAAGAAGTCTGCGAAAGCGGAAATGGCCAAAGAGGCGTTCAGAACAACGGGGGCGTTCCCGATGAACAAGTTTATCGTTGATGGCGGCGCACATTGCAGCACCGATAACCGCTCTAAAGAAGAGCCATCTTTTACAGACTTTGTGGTCATACAGAAAAGCCAAAGGGGTGTAAAGACACCCAGAGCAAAGAGTGTGCCATATTTACAAAGAAACTCAGAGCACCTTATTTACGACGGACGTTTAAAGCAGAGAAACGAACTGAATGAAACAGCCAGCTCCTACAAGTGCAGAGGCTGCTTCATAAACCACGGTCAGACGGGGATCTGA